From the genome of Psychroserpens ponticola, one region includes:
- the argS gene encoding arginine--tRNA ligase, whose amino-acid sequence MNLQDTLSKHVKQAINSIYSAELESVEFQATRKEFVGDITVVVFPMLRVVKGNPVQIGEQIGNYLVEHVSEVKGFNVVKGFLNVEIDDAYYIDFFNRIKDQQDFGFVLPKASDKAIMVEYSSPNTNKPLHLGHIRNNLLGYSVSEILKASGKTVYKTQIINDRGIHICKSMLAWKKYGNEETPESTGLKGDKLVGNYYVKFDQEYKKEIQQLVLEGQNEDEAKKNAPLLLEAQQMLQKWEAGDDEIVALWKTMNGWVYEGFDETYKNLGVDFDTLYYESETYLLGKEFVSEGLKTGVFFQKEDGSVWCDLTEDGLDEKIVLRSDGTAVYMTQDIGTAIQRVKDFPDVGGMVYTVGNEQEYHFQVLFLIIKKLGFEWAKNLFHLSYGMVDLPSGKMKSREGTVVDADDLIVEMAQTAEEISEDLGKLDGYSNDEKQELYKTIGLGALKYYILKVDPKRRILFDPKESIDFQGNTGPFIQYTYARIQSILRKSNTNSNVTLSAFEVSLHPKEKELLKQLELFPEVIQNAAEHHSPALIANYTYELVKAFNSFYQNVSILGADNDNEKTFRVQLSQTVANVIKNAFGLLGVAVPERM is encoded by the coding sequence ATGAATCTTCAGGATACACTTTCAAAGCATGTGAAACAGGCTATAAATTCAATTTATAGTGCTGAATTAGAATCGGTTGAATTTCAAGCCACTCGTAAAGAGTTTGTAGGAGATATAACCGTTGTAGTGTTTCCTATGTTGCGTGTTGTTAAGGGAAATCCTGTTCAGATTGGTGAGCAAATTGGTAATTATTTGGTTGAACATGTTTCTGAAGTTAAAGGATTTAATGTCGTTAAAGGGTTTTTGAATGTTGAAATTGATGATGCTTATTATATTGATTTTTTCAACAGAATAAAAGATCAGCAAGACTTCGGATTTGTGTTACCTAAAGCTTCTGATAAAGCTATTATGGTTGAATATTCTTCGCCTAATACAAATAAGCCATTACACTTAGGTCATATTAGAAATAACTTATTAGGTTATAGTGTTTCTGAAATTTTAAAAGCTTCTGGAAAGACCGTTTATAAGACACAGATTATTAATGATAGAGGGATTCATATTTGTAAAAGTATGTTGGCTTGGAAAAAATACGGAAATGAAGAAACTCCAGAATCGACTGGTTTGAAAGGCGATAAACTTGTTGGGAATTATTACGTGAAGTTTGATCAAGAGTATAAAAAAGAAATTCAGCAGTTAGTTTTAGAAGGACAAAATGAAGATGAAGCTAAAAAGAATGCACCATTATTATTAGAAGCACAACAAATGCTTCAAAAATGGGAAGCAGGAGATGATGAGATTGTAGCATTATGGAAAACGATGAATGGTTGGGTGTATGAAGGTTTTGACGAAACCTATAAAAACTTAGGTGTCGATTTCGATACACTCTACTACGAAAGCGAAACCTATTTATTAGGAAAAGAATTTGTTTCTGAAGGTTTAAAAACTGGTGTCTTTTTTCAGAAAGAAGATGGTTCTGTTTGGTGTGATTTAACCGAAGATGGTTTGGATGAAAAAATCGTTTTGCGTAGTGATGGTACAGCAGTGTATATGACTCAAGATATTGGGACAGCGATTCAACGTGTGAAAGATTTTCCAGATGTTGGTGGAATGGTGTATACTGTGGGAAATGAGCAAGAATATCATTTTCAAGTGTTGTTTTTAATCATAAAAAAACTAGGTTTTGAATGGGCTAAAAATTTATTTCACTTAAGTTACGGAATGGTAGATTTACCTTCAGGAAAAATGAAGAGTAGAGAAGGAACTGTTGTAGATGCTGATGATCTAATTGTTGAAATGGCTCAAACTGCTGAAGAAATTTCAGAAGATTTAGGCAAGCTAGATGGTTATTCAAATGATGAAAAACAAGAGCTTTATAAAACGATTGGTTTGGGAGCTTTAAAATATTACATATTAAAAGTAGATCCGAAAAGACGTATCTTATTTGATCCAAAAGAGTCTATCGATTTTCAAGGAAATACAGGGCCTTTTATTCAATATACTTATGCTAGAATTCAATCCATACTTAGAAAGTCGAATACGAATTCTAATGTCACATTGAGTGCATTCGAAGTATCTTTACATCCTAAAGAAAAAGAACTGCTTAAACAATTAGAGTTGTTTCCAGAAGTGATTCAAAATGCAGCAGAGCATCACAGTCCTGCGCTTATAGCAAACTACACGTATGAATTGGTAAAAGCATTCAATTCATTTTATCAAAATGTATCTATTTTAGGTGCAGATAATGATAATGAAAAAACATTTAGAGTACAGCTATCTCAAACCGTTGCAAACGTTATTAAAAATGCATTTGGTTTATTAGGAGTTGCTGTGCCAGAACGTATGTAG
- a CDS encoding glycoside hydrolase family 53 protein, with product MKHLKLIALLFLIVSCSNSDDSKQQNNPPEDTSIFYKGMDLSFQSELEDYNINYKDENGVPVELLDFVSENGTNLIRLKLWHTPQDGENSLEDVKAYAQRIKTKQMDFLLDFHYSDFWADPGTQTPPLAWQNMTSEEVRVAIYDYTKDVVTQLKNQNTLPDIIQIGNETDSGFLWNYGKVWDDFSNNWSNYALLVNEAIKAIKDVDTDGSIKIMLHHSSVENAIYFFNELEPFNVDFDIIGLSYYPQFQIKNLTLVQTKMNELATTFEKEILMVEVAYPFTLAWDDNYTNYIGSNDQILAEFPATPQGQKAYFEWLVNAIQSIPNKRGIGFCYWAPDWVAFTGNENTSTSGSSWENQCLFDFNHIALPVFDVYKHN from the coding sequence ATGAAACACCTTAAACTGATTGCATTACTTTTTTTAATAGTGAGTTGTAGCAATTCCGACGATTCAAAACAACAAAACAATCCACCAGAAGACACTTCTATCTTTTATAAAGGCATGGATTTATCCTTTCAATCTGAATTAGAAGATTACAACATCAACTACAAAGATGAAAACGGAGTTCCTGTTGAACTTCTAGATTTTGTTTCGGAAAATGGAACCAATCTTATACGTCTTAAATTATGGCATACACCTCAAGATGGAGAAAATAGCTTAGAAGATGTTAAAGCCTATGCACAACGCATCAAGACAAAGCAAATGGATTTTTTATTAGATTTTCATTATAGTGATTTTTGGGCAGATCCAGGAACGCAAACACCTCCTTTAGCTTGGCAAAACATGACCAGTGAAGAGGTAAGAGTTGCTATTTACGACTACACAAAAGATGTCGTCACACAATTAAAAAATCAAAACACGCTTCCTGATATCATTCAAATTGGCAATGAAACTGACAGTGGTTTTTTATGGAATTATGGAAAAGTTTGGGATGATTTTTCAAATAACTGGAGTAACTATGCACTATTAGTTAACGAAGCCATAAAAGCGATAAAAGATGTAGATACTGATGGCTCGATTAAAATTATGCTGCATCATTCAAGCGTTGAAAATGCTATATACTTTTTTAATGAACTAGAACCTTTTAATGTTGATTTTGATATTATCGGTTTGTCCTATTATCCTCAATTTCAAATTAAAAACTTAACGCTTGTTCAAACTAAGATGAATGAACTCGCTACTACTTTTGAAAAAGAGATCCTCATGGTAGAAGTTGCATATCCTTTTACATTAGCTTGGGATGACAACTACACAAACTATATTGGAAGTAATGATCAAATTTTAGCTGAATTTCCAGCTACACCTCAAGGGCAAAAAGCTTATTTTGAATGGTTGGTAAACGCCATACAAAGCATCCCAAATAAGCGAGGAATCGGATTTTGTTATTGGGCTCCAGATTGGGTTGCTTTTACTGGAAATGAAAACACCTCAACATCAGGAAGTTCTTGGGAAAACCAATGTCTATTTGATTTTAATCATATTGCATTGCCTGTTTTTGATGTTTACAAACATAATTAA
- a CDS encoding M14 family metallopeptidase — MKNIVLLLIILTSCTSKKNTSPIDFTTVFETSNGKETATYAQTISFYTSLAETYSEISIQAIGETDSGKPLHMVTLNPDLNFDFPDIRKNKRILLINNGIHPGESDGIDATMLLFRDIVQGKIDMPKQTALVTIPIYNVGGSLNRNSTTRTNQNGPKAYGFRGNARNYDLNRDFIKSDTKNAKTFAKIFHLVKPDIFIDNHVSNGADYQYTLTHLFTQHDKLGGSLGDFLHAKMMPQLEQKLEEKNWDITPYVNVFNRTPEKGFSQFMDYPRYSTGYTTLWNTLGMMVETHMLKPYKQRVEGTYELMKSMIEIIEIEGDNISKLRQNAVEEFQKSKTYPIQWTTDTTQSTTLQFKGFEGQMMPSKITGAQRLKYNTTKPFTKDIMYRNHMKPTLEIDIPKAYVIPQNWWAVLDLLKLNDIEMTTFQNDTTLLVKSYKIKNYETRTQAYEGHYPHYNVDLENSEEQVTFSRGDYLITTNQNGFRYIIETLEPQAPDSFFNWNFFDTILQQKEGFSPYVWEDQASFILEQNPELEKEFILKKTNDQDFASNWYAQLDWLHKQSDHYEKAHLQYPVYRVQ; from the coding sequence ATGAAAAACATCGTTTTATTACTGATAATTCTAACTTCTTGTACATCAAAAAAGAATACAAGTCCTATCGATTTCACAACTGTATTTGAAACTTCAAATGGTAAAGAGACAGCAACTTATGCACAAACAATAAGTTTCTACACTAGTTTAGCTGAAACATATTCAGAAATTTCTATCCAAGCTATAGGTGAAACAGACTCTGGTAAGCCTCTTCATATGGTAACTCTTAATCCTGATTTAAATTTTGATTTTCCTGATATAAGAAAAAACAAACGTATTCTACTTATCAATAATGGAATTCATCCAGGAGAATCTGATGGAATCGATGCAACAATGTTATTATTTCGTGATATCGTGCAAGGAAAAATCGACATGCCTAAACAAACTGCTTTGGTTACTATTCCTATTTATAATGTAGGTGGAAGTTTGAATCGAAATTCTACAACAAGAACCAATCAAAATGGACCAAAAGCATATGGTTTTCGAGGCAATGCTCGAAACTATGATTTGAATAGAGATTTTATAAAAAGTGACACAAAAAACGCGAAGACTTTTGCAAAAATATTTCATTTAGTAAAACCCGATATTTTTATAGATAACCATGTCAGTAATGGAGCTGATTACCAATATACGTTAACACATTTATTTACACAACATGATAAATTAGGTGGAAGCTTAGGTGATTTTTTACACGCCAAAATGATGCCACAACTTGAGCAAAAATTAGAAGAGAAAAATTGGGACATCACACCATATGTGAATGTATTTAATAGAACTCCAGAAAAAGGCTTTAGCCAATTTATGGATTACCCGAGATATTCAACAGGTTACACAACACTTTGGAACACCTTAGGAATGATGGTCGAAACTCATATGTTAAAACCTTATAAGCAACGTGTTGAAGGCACTTACGAGCTCATGAAAAGTATGATTGAAATCATAGAAATCGAAGGTGATAATATTTCAAAATTAAGACAAAATGCCGTTGAAGAGTTTCAAAAAAGCAAGACCTATCCAATTCAGTGGACTACTGACACAACGCAATCAACAACACTTCAGTTTAAAGGCTTTGAAGGCCAAATGATGCCAAGTAAAATAACTGGAGCACAACGTTTAAAATACAATACAACAAAGCCGTTTACAAAAGATATCATGTATAGAAACCATATGAAACCTACTTTAGAAATTGACATACCAAAAGCATATGTGATTCCTCAAAATTGGTGGGCAGTTTTAGATTTACTAAAACTTAATGATATCGAAATGACCACCTTTCAAAACGACACAACATTACTCGTAAAGTCTTACAAGATAAAAAACTACGAAACTAGAACTCAGGCTTACGAAGGTCATTATCCGCATTACAATGTGGATCTAGAGAATTCAGAAGAACAAGTCACTTTTTCAAGAGGCGATTATTTGATAACCACAAACCAAAATGGCTTTAGATATATTATTGAAACACTAGAACCACAAGCTCCAGATTCATTTTTTAATTGGAACTTTTTTGACACCATTCTACAGCAAAAAGAAGGCTTTTCACCTTATGTATGGGAAGATCAAGCGAGTTTCATTTTAGAACAAAATCCAGAACTTGAAAAAGAATTCATCTTAAAAAAGACAAACGATCAAGATTTTGCTTCAAATTGGTATGCTCAATTAGATTGGCTACACAAACAAAGTGATCATTATGAAAAAGCACATTTACAGTACCCAGTGTATCGGGTTCAATAA
- a CDS encoding TonB-dependent receptor plug domain-containing protein yields the protein MSKKGVIYLFIFLIFSSINSSIAQNTSKEIQPLTDILTGLEAQYNINFTYVDQTIEDISIIRPDKNFSLEELLDYLKTYANLDFILIDNYNVVISKRINPLSKFITQKLEEIVITNYLTKGISRKSDGKTTIKTEDFGILPGLIEPDILQTIQALPGILSVDETVSNINVRGGTHDQNLILWDGIKMYQSGHFFGLVSAFNPYLTTDINVSKNGTSVIYGDGVSSVIDMQQTNSLDQDFKSGAGFNLIHADGFAKVPLTKQAEIQLSARRSVTDFIFTPTYDQYLQRVFQDSDFSNSPQNSTQIVSNNERFYFYDIAAKLLYDITDQDQIRFNFSTINNSLTYDQLSIADENVSLTNTLEQNNFAAGVQYLKYWNSKLTTTAQVYISNYDLIATDFDVINNQRQNQENKVKDLGIKINATNHIDDNLKLHGGYQFNEVIISNFEEVDFPDFTSFVKEVNRTHSIYGEAEFTSADKNTYARIGIRTNFIEKFSEFFTEPRLSVSHKLSNNFRLEFLAEFKSQTTSQIIDLQNDFLGIEKRRWILSNNEDIPIIKSAQGAFGIHYNKNKLFISAEAFIKNVKGITSRSQGFQNQFQFVNDIGKYQVLGIDFLINKQFETFSTWLSYSFSNNNYTFDNINNNTAFRNNLDVRHAVTFASTYAINNLNLALGFNWHSGKPTTLPTEVQNTANSSIEYKSPNSTNLSSYFRTDMSITYKLKFGKKLDASIGASIWNVFDRRNIINTYFAEDENGEIVSIDNLSLGVTPNISFRVRF from the coding sequence GTGAGTAAGAAAGGTGTCATTTATCTTTTTATCTTTTTAATTTTCTCTAGTATAAACAGCAGTATTGCTCAAAATACATCTAAAGAGATACAACCTCTTACCGACATTTTAACAGGATTAGAAGCTCAATACAACATAAACTTCACCTATGTTGATCAAACGATTGAAGACATCAGCATTATAAGGCCAGATAAAAACTTCTCCTTAGAAGAACTTTTAGACTACTTAAAAACGTATGCAAATCTAGATTTTATTCTCATTGACAATTATAATGTTGTCATCTCAAAACGGATTAATCCATTGAGTAAATTTATCACACAAAAATTAGAAGAAATCGTTATCACCAATTATTTAACTAAAGGAATTTCTAGAAAAAGTGATGGAAAAACAACTATTAAAACTGAAGACTTCGGAATCCTTCCAGGACTGATTGAACCAGATATTCTACAAACCATACAAGCACTTCCAGGAATATTAAGCGTTGATGAAACTGTTTCAAATATAAACGTTAGAGGTGGCACACATGACCAAAACCTTATTCTTTGGGATGGCATAAAAATGTATCAATCTGGACATTTTTTTGGCTTAGTATCTGCTTTCAATCCATATCTTACAACAGATATAAATGTTTCAAAAAATGGGACTAGTGTTATTTATGGTGACGGTGTTTCAAGCGTCATTGACATGCAACAAACCAATAGCCTAGATCAAGACTTTAAATCTGGAGCTGGTTTTAATCTTATTCATGCTGATGGCTTTGCAAAAGTACCATTAACTAAACAAGCTGAAATTCAATTATCTGCAAGACGGTCGGTTACAGATTTCATTTTCACACCAACTTACGATCAATATTTACAACGTGTATTTCAAGATTCAGATTTTTCTAATTCACCACAGAATTCAACTCAAATTGTGTCAAATAACGAGCGGTTTTATTTCTATGACATCGCAGCGAAGCTGTTATATGATATCACAGATCAGGATCAAATTCGATTTAATTTTTCGACAATAAATAATAGTTTGACTTACGATCAACTTTCTATTGCTGACGAAAATGTATCCTTAACAAATACCTTAGAGCAAAATAATTTTGCTGCAGGAGTACAATATTTAAAGTATTGGAATAGCAAACTCACAACTACAGCACAAGTTTACATTTCAAACTATGATCTCATTGCGACCGATTTTGATGTTATAAATAATCAACGTCAAAATCAAGAAAACAAAGTAAAGGATTTGGGCATAAAAATAAATGCAACTAATCATATTGATGACAACTTAAAATTACATGGTGGCTACCAGTTTAATGAAGTTATTATTAGCAATTTTGAAGAAGTAGACTTTCCTGACTTTACTAGTTTTGTTAAAGAAGTTAATCGAACACATTCTATTTATGGTGAAGCTGAATTTACTTCAGCAGATAAAAACACTTATGCTAGAATAGGTATAAGAACTAATTTTATTGAAAAATTTTCAGAGTTTTTTACAGAGCCTAGATTATCAGTAAGTCACAAACTAAGTAACAACTTTAGATTGGAGTTTCTGGCAGAATTTAAAAGTCAAACGACCTCACAAATTATAGACCTTCAAAATGACTTTTTAGGCATTGAAAAACGACGTTGGATATTATCAAACAATGAAGACATTCCAATTATTAAAAGTGCTCAAGGCGCTTTCGGCATTCATTATAACAAAAACAAATTGTTCATAAGTGCTGAAGCATTTATTAAAAATGTTAAGGGAATTACGAGTAGAAGTCAAGGATTTCAAAATCAGTTTCAGTTTGTAAATGACATTGGCAAATATCAAGTTTTAGGTATTGATTTTTTAATCAATAAACAATTTGAAACTTTCAGTACTTGGCTGAGTTATTCATTTAGTAATAATAATTACACCTTCGATAATATAAATAACAATACTGCTTTTAGAAACAATTTAGACGTAAGACATGCTGTTACATTTGCGAGTACATATGCAATCAACAATTTAAATCTAGCTCTGGGTTTTAATTGGCATTCAGGCAAACCAACTACATTACCTACAGAAGTTCAAAACACCGCTAATTCTAGCATTGAATACAAATCACCAAATAGCACTAATTTGAGTAGTTATTTTAGAACAGATATGTCTATAACATATAAATTAAAATTCGGAAAAAAACTAGATGCTTCTATAGGTGCTTCAATCTGGAATGTGTTTGATCGAAGAAATATTATAAATACTTATTTTGCTGAAGACGAAAATGGCGAGATTGTAAGCATCGATAATTTATCTTTAGGTGTGACACCAAATATTAGCTTTAGAGTACGCTTTTAA
- a CDS encoding tetratricopeptide repeat-containing sensor histidine kinase: MKQLITLAVLCSSLFCFSQTNEIDSLTIQLAYQKQDSSKVDTSLYLIKSLYKSKNYKKALLYIDQTERLSKFLNHTKGIADVNYYKALIYSQKDDYYNAIDGYNKSRKYYRQLGDTLGIAKVNNSIGLIEIKRGNYRVGLENSLSAIQTFETKNLLDELSLAYNNLAEAYYNTHQVDKALEFNIKALNVRNQLNDSSGIKTSTKNIAALYSDRKEHRKAIEYYEKVLKLLNPTKDQAIRGEVLPRIGSEYLQFKDYNKAAEYLVEGLKFNRRTKNDDGILRTLNAIGELNMQQKKVKLAEIQLNEAYTIASRINNKPELLKNYRLRKELDSTNGKFQNAFFWQSKFYDLKTELDIAKQPKIPVNTEVIKNVVIDTPDDEEFNSIAKHEEDQKNQEEVKRLKAISYVLIAAFLIVSTILLLIYLKRKNTLKFNKELKDKNEQIQLQNEVFSEQTQSLEEINKVKDRLFSIVSHDLKDSISSIKAFIDLLKEDSISTEEFYNLIPELSENADNASSLLYNLLNWSKSQMQNLNPKAELFNIQEVFQNKMALVEQKVEQKRIVLIDESNRDFVYADKSMIEIVVQNLITNAVKFTRVGDVITVSNNDHNGKTLICIEDTGVGISRENVDKLFQSGTFTTRGTNNEKGTGLGLSICKELVELNDGRIWVESTPNVGTKFYVELPKNKPTE; this comes from the coding sequence ATGAAGCAGTTAATCACATTAGCTGTTTTGTGTTCGTCGCTTTTTTGTTTTTCCCAAACAAATGAGATCGATAGTCTCACTATACAGTTAGCTTATCAAAAACAAGATTCATCTAAGGTGGATACATCTTTGTATTTGATTAAATCATTGTATAAAAGCAAGAACTATAAAAAGGCGCTATTGTATATTGACCAAACTGAACGACTTTCAAAGTTTTTGAATCACACCAAAGGTATTGCAGATGTTAATTATTACAAAGCATTAATCTACTCTCAAAAAGATGATTACTACAATGCAATTGATGGCTACAACAAATCAAGAAAATACTACAGACAACTTGGAGACACTTTAGGAATTGCTAAAGTGAATAATAGTATTGGTCTTATTGAAATTAAGCGTGGTAACTATCGTGTTGGACTTGAAAACTCATTATCAGCTATACAAACATTTGAAACCAAAAACCTTTTAGATGAACTTAGTTTAGCTTATAATAATTTAGCAGAAGCCTATTACAATACACATCAAGTCGATAAAGCCTTAGAATTTAATATCAAAGCTTTAAATGTAAGAAATCAACTTAATGATAGTTCTGGAATAAAAACCTCAACTAAGAACATAGCGGCCTTATATTCAGATAGAAAAGAACACAGAAAAGCAATTGAGTATTACGAAAAAGTTTTAAAGCTATTAAACCCAACAAAAGATCAAGCTATTAGAGGAGAAGTACTCCCAAGAATTGGTAGCGAATATTTACAGTTTAAAGACTATAATAAAGCTGCAGAATATTTAGTAGAAGGGTTGAAATTTAATAGAAGAACTAAAAATGACGATGGCATTTTAAGAACTTTGAATGCTATTGGAGAACTCAACATGCAACAAAAAAAGGTTAAGCTTGCTGAAATTCAACTTAATGAAGCCTACACAATTGCTTCAAGAATTAACAACAAACCTGAGCTTCTAAAAAACTACAGATTACGTAAGGAACTAGATTCTACAAATGGAAAGTTTCAAAATGCATTCTTTTGGCAAAGCAAATTCTATGATTTAAAAACAGAATTAGATATAGCAAAACAGCCAAAAATTCCAGTAAACACTGAAGTTATTAAAAATGTAGTAATTGACACACCTGATGATGAAGAATTTAATTCTATAGCAAAACATGAAGAAGATCAAAAAAACCAAGAAGAAGTAAAACGATTAAAAGCCATTTCATATGTTTTAATTGCAGCATTTTTAATTGTATCTACTATTTTGCTTCTTATTTATTTAAAGCGCAAAAACACCTTAAAGTTTAACAAAGAATTAAAAGATAAAAACGAACAAATACAATTACAAAACGAAGTGTTTTCTGAGCAAACTCAAAGCTTAGAAGAAATCAATAAAGTAAAAGATCGTTTGTTCTCAATTGTTTCTCATGACTTGAAAGACTCTATCTCATCAATTAAAGCATTTATTGATCTTTTAAAAGAAGACAGCATCTCTACAGAAGAGTTTTATAATTTGATTCCAGAGCTGAGTGAAAATGCAGATAATGCATCGTCATTATTATACAACCTATTAAACTGGTCTAAGTCTCAAATGCAAAACCTTAATCCGAAAGCGGAACTATTCAACATTCAGGAGGTTTTCCAAAACAAGATGGCTCTTGTAGAACAAAAAGTAGAACAAAAACGCATTGTACTTATTGATGAATCAAATAGAGACTTTGTCTATGCAGATAAAAGTATGATTGAAATCGTGGTTCAAAACTTAATCACTAATGCTGTAAAATTTACTCGCGTTGGAGATGTGATTACTGTGTCTAATAACGATCATAACGGAAAAACTCTAATCTGTATTGAAGATACTGGTGTTGGAATTTCACGCGAAAACGTTGATAAATTATTCCAAAGCGGAACGTTCACAACCAGAGGAACCAACAACGAAAAAGGAACTGGATTAGGACTTAGTATTTGTAAAGAATTAGTAGAATTAAATGATGGTCGCATTTGGGTTGAGAGCACACCAAATGTTGGAACTAAATTCTATGTTGAACTTCCAAAAAATAAGCCAACAGAGTAA
- the ctlX gene encoding citrulline utilization hydrolase CtlX translates to MQQTTNTILMIRPINFRMNEQTAINNYFQEDLEIKNAQINAKAQVEFDAFVEKLRAVGVNVIVEQDDKLLDTPDSIFPNNWVSFHKNGDVGLYPMFAENRRKERRDEVFIRLEKEGFKIENIIDYTSAEDEGIFLEGTGSLLIDRINSKVYCALSARANEELVIEFCEDFECTPVIFVANQTVEGNRLPIYHTNVMMCLAEKFAVICLNSIDDKKERKNVIKNLKQDGKEIIEITEKQMHQFAGNMLQVQGHDSQRYLVMSKTAHDSLTQNQIATIEKHCPILSSSLETIETCGGGSARCMMAEVFLPRV, encoded by the coding sequence ATGCAACAAACTACAAATACCATACTCATGATTCGTCCAATAAATTTTAGGATGAATGAGCAAACAGCAATTAATAATTATTTTCAAGAAGATTTAGAGATTAAAAATGCTCAAATTAACGCAAAAGCGCAAGTAGAGTTTGATGCTTTTGTTGAAAAATTAAGAGCTGTTGGTGTGAATGTTATTGTAGAGCAGGATGATAAATTGCTGGATACTCCAGATTCTATTTTTCCGAATAATTGGGTGAGTTTTCATAAAAATGGAGATGTTGGTTTGTATCCTATGTTTGCTGAAAATAGGAGGAAAGAACGTCGAGATGAGGTGTTTATTCGCCTTGAGAAAGAAGGCTTTAAAATTGAAAACATTATAGATTATACCAGTGCAGAAGATGAAGGTATATTCTTAGAAGGTACAGGGAGTTTGCTCATAGATCGTATTAACTCTAAAGTATATTGTGCATTATCTGCACGTGCTAATGAAGAATTAGTTATTGAGTTTTGTGAGGATTTTGAATGCACACCTGTTATTTTTGTTGCAAATCAAACCGTTGAAGGTAATCGTTTACCTATTTATCACACCAATGTAATGATGTGTTTGGCAGAAAAATTTGCTGTGATTTGTTTGAACAGTATTGATGACAAAAAGGAACGTAAAAATGTGATTAAAAATCTTAAACAAGATGGTAAAGAAATCATAGAAATTACAGAAAAACAAATGCATCAGTTTGCAGGTAATATGTTGCAAGTTCAAGGACACGATAGTCAGCGTTATTTAGTAATGAGTAAAACTGCACATGATAGTTTAACTCAAAATCAAATTGCAACTATAGAAAAGCATTGTCCTATTTTGTCAAGTTCTCTAGAAACTATAGAAACTTGTGGAGGCGGAAGTGCTCGTTGTATGATGGCTGAAGTGTTTTTGCCTAGAGTTTAA
- a CDS encoding chromophore lyase CpcT/CpeT: MKYFILSLAILATLFNCKNAETKTEDTKQVDKANHLQDLFGMMQGSFSSEIQAENDSTYFNISLHMYPIWEDKGNFLYVEQALTKKQNKPYRQRVYEVTQLNDSMFSSAIYTIEHDSLWIGKWKTPETFDTLTMEQVSKKEGCEVVLKRIKSDYFKGETGNKTCESTLYGASYATSEVEILSDKIISWDRGFDDKDEHIWGAEKGGYIFNKID, from the coding sequence ATGAAATATTTTATCCTATCACTTGCTATTCTCGCAACACTATTTAACTGTAAAAATGCTGAAACAAAAACGGAAGACACAAAACAAGTAGACAAAGCAAATCATCTGCAAGATTTATTTGGCATGATGCAAGGCTCTTTTAGTTCTGAAATTCAAGCAGAAAATGATTCCACATATTTCAATATATCACTCCATATGTACCCAATTTGGGAAGACAAAGGGAATTTTTTATATGTAGAGCAAGCATTAACTAAAAAACAGAACAAACCTTACAGACAACGTGTTTATGAAGTAACCCAATTAAATGACAGTATGTTCAGTTCTGCTATTTACACGATAGAGCATGATTCATTATGGATAGGAAAATGGAAAACTCCAGAAACATTTGATACTTTAACAATGGAGCAAGTTTCTAAAAAAGAAGGCTGTGAAGTAGTTCTTAAAAGAATTAAATCTGATTACTTTAAAGGTGAAACAGGGAACAAAACTTGTGAAAGCACTTTATATGGTGCTTCATATGCTACAAGTGAAGTTGAAATTTTATCAGACAAAATTATTTCTTGGGATCGTGGATTTGATGATAAAGATGAACATATTTGGGGAGCAGAAAAAGGAGGTTATATTTTTAATAAAATAGATTAA